Proteins found in one Acidobacteriota bacterium genomic segment:
- a CDS encoding DUF2800 domain-containing protein, with protein MKSPPNAWQLSTLNSAAWLPDMTAPQPSKHAICSPSSAYKWMTCVGSIAMEKLAGNKDQAGMAASEGTFQHHVAALCLENKTRCGVVHRLPGKGGRYRLYLRRGTRPHGAGLSRHGLGSCW; from the coding sequence GTGAAATCGCCCCCGAACGCCTGGCAGCTTTCGACGTTGAACTCAGCCGCATGGTTGCCTGACATGACCGCCCCGCAACCTAGCAAGCACGCTATCTGCTCTCCGTCATCCGCCTACAAATGGATGACGTGCGTAGGCAGTATCGCAATGGAGAAGCTGGCTGGCAACAAGGACCAGGCCGGCATGGCGGCGTCGGAGGGTACGTTCCAACATCACGTAGCGGCCCTGTGCCTTGAGAACAAAACGCGCTGCGGAGTCGTACATCGGCTACCAGGAAAAGGTGGACGGTATCGACTTTACCTTCGACGAGGAACACGCCCGCACGGTGCAGGTTTATCTCGACACGGTTTGGGGTCATGTTGGTGA
- a CDS encoding lysis protein, with translation MNLPFVPDLKTAAIVALIVGVAAFGGGYKVADWRLTGQYTAEKLKASQDAAKALADMTADRDLLAGKLSVANDKHTNELRNAQNETNRLRDRLANSSSGLRIAATCPESRLGPQAASGVRVDTGTGAELDSTARRAYFALRDGIDRASAQLAACPHVKRTPGG, from the coding sequence TTGAACCTGCCTTTCGTTCCTGATCTGAAAACGGCGGCAATCGTCGCGCTAATCGTGGGCGTGGCCGCATTTGGCGGGGGGTACAAGGTCGCCGATTGGCGTTTGACGGGGCAATACACCGCCGAGAAGCTAAAGGCCAGCCAAGACGCCGCAAAGGCCCTCGCCGACATGACCGCCGACCGCGATTTGCTGGCCGGGAAACTTTCGGTCGCGAACGACAAACACACCAACGAACTAAGGAACGCCCAAAATGAAACGAATCGCCTTCGTGATCGGCTTGCTAATAGCTCTAGCGGGTTGCGCATCGCTGCAACCTGCCCCGAATCCCGCCTCGGCCCCCAAGCCGCAAGCGGTGTCCGCGTGGATACTGGAACCGGGGCCGAACTTGATTCAACTGCTCGACGCGCTTATTTCGCCCTTCGCGACGGAATCGACCGAGCAAGCGCCCAGCTTGCCGCCTGCCCCCACGTGAAACGCACCCCGGGCGGGTAG
- a CDS encoding DUF2800 domain-containing protein, whose translation MDGIDFTFDEEHARTVQVYLDTVWGHVGDTGELFIEQGLDISSITGEPDAIGTADAIVVRHGELIVIDLKTGRNNVEAFGNHQLIIYALAALKAYNEGKLVGAIHIDNTAADLF comes from the coding sequence GTGGACGGTATCGACTTTACCTTCGACGAGGAACACGCCCGCACGGTGCAGGTTTATCTCGACACGGTTTGGGGTCATGTTGGTGATACCGGCGAATTGTTCATTGAACAGGGACTCGATATTTCCAGCATCACCGGGGAGCCGGATGCAATCGGGACCGCCGACGCGATTGTTGTACGCCACGGCGAGTTGATCGTGATCGACCTCAAGACAGGCCGCAACAATGTCGAAGCGTTTGGAAATCACCAACTGATTATCTATGCGCTGGCGGCATTGAAAGCGTACAACGAGGGCAAGTTGGTCGGTGCTATCCACATCGACAACACGGCCGCCGATCTTTTCTAG